The proteins below are encoded in one region of Bacteroidota bacterium:
- the pyk gene encoding pyruvate kinase codes for MQERPKTKIIATFGPAVNSEETIEQLIRAGMNIARLNFSHSTPEEHLETAKKIRAVSARLGEHIAILGDLPGPKLRTGETAQADGVEITADSHPVLTFDPEGKTTSETITTSYPHLGEDTSVNDPILLDDGAIILYVDEIISKTEIRTRVKNGGILKSHKGINFPRTKLRIPALTDHDRELARYAVSEIGVDALALSFVRRAGDVLQLKHMLQTELRRSDIPIIAKIEKPEAVDHIETILDVADMIMVARGDLGVEMPLEQVPPVQKRIIDLANERGIPVITATQMLESMINHPRPTRAEASDVANAVFDGSDCVMLSAETSVGAFPIEVVRTMREIALQAERSGFVRKRSTYAPASDISLEAVDSVARAACVLAEEVSSHAIICATLSGRSVRFVSKYRFSKPIIGMSTEDASLRRMAFYRGVIPLKLERVQSFDDTLNYMVESAQQHDLIPQTGYVVLTAGHPIFQISSTNIVKVHFLG; via the coding sequence ATGCAGGAACGCCCGAAAACGAAGATCATTGCCACATTCGGCCCAGCCGTCAACTCCGAGGAAACAATCGAGCAGCTAATCCGGGCCGGAATGAACATCGCCCGGCTCAATTTTTCCCATTCGACTCCGGAAGAGCATCTTGAAACGGCAAAGAAGATCAGAGCGGTTAGCGCCAGACTTGGCGAGCATATCGCCATCCTCGGCGATCTGCCCGGTCCGAAACTCAGAACTGGAGAAACTGCACAAGCAGACGGCGTGGAGATCACTGCGGACTCGCACCCCGTCCTTACATTCGACCCGGAAGGGAAGACGACATCGGAGACGATCACCACAAGCTATCCGCATCTCGGCGAGGATACGTCTGTTAACGATCCGATCTTGCTCGATGACGGCGCAATCATTTTATACGTCGACGAGATCATCTCGAAGACGGAGATCCGCACGCGAGTGAAAAACGGCGGTATTCTCAAAAGCCATAAAGGGATCAACTTCCCGCGAACGAAGCTTCGTATTCCGGCGCTGACTGACCATGACCGCGAACTCGCGCGCTATGCCGTCAGCGAGATCGGCGTCGACGCCCTCGCTCTTTCGTTTGTTCGCAGAGCGGGGGATGTGCTACAGCTCAAGCACATGCTCCAGACGGAACTGCGACGTTCGGATATTCCGATCATTGCGAAGATCGAAAAGCCGGAGGCGGTCGATCATATCGAGACGATTCTCGATGTTGCGGATATGATTATGGTCGCACGTGGCGATCTCGGCGTCGAGATGCCGCTCGAACAAGTACCGCCGGTACAGAAGCGGATCATTGATCTGGCCAACGAACGTGGTATCCCGGTCATCACGGCTACGCAGATGCTCGAGTCGATGATCAATCATCCGCGCCCGACCCGTGCCGAAGCGAGTGACGTTGCAAATGCGGTGTTCGACGGTTCGGATTGCGTGATGCTCTCGGCCGAGACGAGCGTGGGGGCATTCCCGATCGAAGTCGTTCGTACGATGCGCGAGATTGCATTGCAGGCCGAACGCTCCGGCTTCGTGCGCAAGCGCAGTACGTATGCGCCCGCGTCGGATATCTCGCTTGAGGCGGTCGATTCGGTTGCCAGAGCTGCCTGTGTCCTGGCAGAGGAAGTGTCCTCGCATGCTATTATCTGCGCGACGCTCTCTGGCCGAAGCGTTCGGTTTGTCTCGAAGTATCGGTTTTCCAAACCAATCATCGGCATGAGCACCGAAGATGCATCATTGCGTCGCATGGCATTCTATCGTGGCGTGATCCCCCTCAAGCTCGAACGCGTGCAGAGTTTCGACGATACGCTGAACTATATGGTGGAGTCGGCGCAGCAACACGATCTGATTCCGCAGACAGGGTATGTCGTGCTTACGGCGGGGCACCCCATCTTCCAGATCTCAAGTACCAATATCGTCAAAGTGCATTTCCTCGGTTAA